The following proteins are encoded in a genomic region of Balaenoptera ricei isolate mBalRic1 chromosome 14, mBalRic1.hap2, whole genome shotgun sequence:
- the SOCS6 gene encoding suppressor of cytokine signaling 6: MKKISLKTFRKSFNLNKSKEEADFMVVQQPSLASDFGKEDSLFGSCYGKDIASCDLNSEDEKGGKSRSKSESLMGTLKRRLSAKQKPKGKGGAPSGGSADEDTFSSSSAPIVFKDVRAQRPMRSTSLRSHHYSPTPWPLRPTTSEETCIKMEVRVKALVHSPGPGPALNGVRKDFHDLQADTACQEQTNSLRSSESQDGDLHLHLEEHVPVVIGLVPQDYIQYTVPLEEGMYPLEGPRGYCLDGSSPMEVSAVPPPGGGGSFPEDENQVDPDLVVAPEIFVDQSVNGLLIGTTGVVLQSPRASPDDAPPLSPLLPPLQTNQIQRNFGGLAGSDAHVAESMRCHLNFDPNSAPGVARVYDSVQSSGPMVVTSLTEELKKLAKQGWYWGPITRWEAEGKLANVPDGSFLVRDSSDDRYLLSLSFRSHGKTLHTRIEHSNGRFSFYEQPDVEGHTSIVDLIEHSVRDSENGAFCYSRSRLPGSATYPVRLTNPVSRFMQVRSLQYLCRFVIRQYTRIDLIQKLPLPNKMKDYLQEKHY; the protein is encoded by the coding sequence ATGAAGAAGATTAGTCTTAAAACCTTCCGGAAATCTTTCAACTTGAATAAAAGTAAAGAAGAAGCGGATTTTATGGTTGTACAACAACCATCACTAGCCAGTGACTTTGGAAAAGAGGATTCCTTATTTGGTAGCTGCTATGGGAAGGATATAGCCAGCTGTGATCTCAACAGTGAAGATGAAAAAGGCGGGAAGAGTAGATCAAAAAGTGAAAGCCTAATGGGTACGTTGAAAAGACGGCTCTCTGCGAAACAGAAGCCGAAGGGCAAGGGCGGCGCGCCCTCCGGGGGCTCCGCGGACGAGGacaccttctcctcctcctcggcCCCCATCGTCTTCAAGGATGTGAGGGCGCAGAGGCCCATGAGGTCCACCTCCCTGCGCAGCCACCACTACAGCCCCACGCCGTGGCCCCTGCGCCCCACCACGTCGGAGGAGACGTGCATCAAGATGGAGGTGAGGGTCAAGGCCCTGGTCCACTCGCCCGGCCCGGGCCCGGCCCTGAACGGCGTGCGCAAGGACTTCCACGACCTCCAGGCCGACACCGCGTGCCAAGAACAGACGAACTCGCTCAGGAGTTCCGAGTCTCAGGATGGGGACCTGCATCTCCACCTGGAAGAACATGTGCCTGTCGTTATCGGACTCGTGCCTCAGGACTACATTCAGTACACTGTGCCTTTGGAGGAGGGGATGTACCCTCTGGAAGGACCGCGCGGCTATTGTCTGGACGGCTCCTCCCCCATGGAGGTCTCCGCGGTCCCTCCTCCGGGGGGAGGGGGCTCCTTCCCCGAAGACGAGAATCAGGTAGACCCGGACCTCGTGGTGGCCCCAGAGATCTTCGTGGACCAGTCGGTGAACGGCTTGCTGATCGGCACCACGGGAGTCGTGCTGCAGAGCCCGAGGGCGAGTCCCGACGACGCCCCGCCACTTTCACCGTTGCTACCTCCCCTGCAGACGAATCAGATCCAAAGGAACTTCGGCGGGCTTGCCGGCTCGGACGCCCACGTGGCTGAAAGTATGCGCTGTCACTTGAATTTCGATCCTAACTCTGCCCCCGGGGTTGCCAGAGTTTATGACTCGGTGCAGAGTAGTGGTCCCATGGTCGTGACAAGCCTTACAGAGGAGCTGAAGAAACTGGCGAAACAGGGATGGTACTGGGGCCCCATCACTCGCTGGGAGGCAGAAGGGAAGCTGGCCAATGTGCCGGATGGTTCTTTCCTTGTTCGGGACAGTTCTGACGACCGTTACCTTTTAAGCTTGAGCTTTCGCTCGCATGGCAAGACCCTTCACACTAGAATCGAACATTCAAATGGTAGGTTTAGCTTTTATGAACAGCCGGACGTGGAAGGACACACGTCTATCGTGGACCTGATCGAGCACTCGGTCAGGGACTCCGAGAACGGGGCCTTCTGTTACTCCAGGTCTCGCCTGCCGGGCTCGGCCACCTACCCCGTCAGGCTGACCAACCCGGTGTCGCGCTTCATGCAGGTGCGCTCCCTGCAGTACCTGTGCCGGTTCGTCATCCGCCAGTACACCAGGATAGACCTGATTCAGAAGCTGCCGCTGCCAAACAAAATGAAGGACTATTTGCAGGAGAAGCACTACTGA